Below is a window of Caldichromatium japonicum DNA.
ACTCGACCAGGGCGGTCACCTCATCGAGTAGCTCGGGGTCGATGCGCGCCCGAAGCCTCTCACCTACTGCCAGCGCCTCGACCTGTTCCCTGATCCAAGCGCGCCGCTTGGCAAAGGAAGGCTCGACGGACCCCTCGCGGCGCAGACGCTCCGGATACTCGGCGGCCTCGTTGAGACTGATGGGCTCGGGATGATGGAAGCGATGGCCGTAGGTCTTGGGTTCGGCGGCGATCCCCAGGACCTGGCCAGGGATGGGCTCAGGGCCCAGCATCAAACACACCCAATGCACCGGACGCACGAAGGATGCATCGCCATCCCCCCAGCGCATGCGCTTGGGGATCGGAAGCTCGGCAAGCGCCGTTTCGACCAGGGCAGGGATGAGCTCAGCGGTCGGGCGACCGGGGACGTACTGGCGATAGACGAACCAGGCACCCTTCGGCGTCTCCTCGCGGGCAAGCGCCTCGATCTCGACACCGCAGGAGCGGGCGAACCCCAGCAGGGCCTGGGTCGGGCGACCCTCGGTATCGAATGCTGCCTTGACCGCTGGGCCGCGACGAACGCTCTCCTGGTTCGGCTGGCGGGTCGCCAACTGACGCACCAAGAGGGCCAGGCGCCGCGGGGCCGCGAACGGCTCGATCTCGGCAAAGGAGAGTCCTTGTTCGGCAAGCTGGGCGCTTAGAGCATCGGCAAAGGCGTTGCTAAGGCCCAAAAGTGCGCGCGGGGGCAGCTCCTCGGTGCCGATCTCGACGAGTAAGTCAGCCGTTGCCATGGGATCCTCCTTGTGCGCGCAGCATGGGAAAGCCAAGCGCCTCGCGTTTGGCGTAATAGCATTGGGCGACGGCGCGCGCGAGCGCCCGCACCCCCAGGATGAAGCGCTGGCGCTCAGTGACCGAGAGTGCACCGCGGGCATCGAGCAGGTTGAAGGTATGCGAGGCCTTGAGGACCTGTTCATAGGCCGGCAGAGGCAACTCGCGGGCGATCAATTCATTGCACAGCCGCTCATAGGTAGCGAACGCAGCAAAAAGCGACTCGACATCGGCGAACTCGAAGTTATAGGCCGACTGCTCCACTTCGTTTTGGTGATAGACATCGCCATAGGTCACGGTGCCGAATGGCGAGCGGCTCCAGACGAGATCGAAGACGCTCTCCACCCCCTGGAGATATATGGCGATGCGCTCCAGCCCATAGGTGATCTCGCCGGTGACCGGGCGGCAGTCGAGACCGCCGACCTGCTGGAAATAGGTAAACTGTGTCACCTCCATGCCGTTGAGCCAGACCTCCCAGCCCAAGCCCCAGGCGCCGAGTGTAGGCGACTCCCAATTGTCCTCGACGAAGCGGATGTCATGGACCAAAGGATCGATCCCCAACGCCTTGAGCGAGCCGAGATAGCGCTCTTGAATGTCTGCAGGTGATGGCTTCAGCACCACCTGATATTGGTAATAGTGCTGGAGACGGTTGGGATTTTCGCCATAGCGCCCATCGGTCGGGCGGCGTGAGGGCTGGACATAGGCGCAATACCAGGGTTCGGGCCCGATGGCGCGCAAAAAGGTTGCCGGATGAAAGGTGCCGGCGCCGACCTCCATGTCCAGGGGCTGGACGATGACACAGCCCTGATCCGCCCAATAGCGCTCAAGGGCAAAGATCAGACCCTGAAAGGTCGAAAGGTCCTCGGGTTGACGGCTCAAGTCGGACTCCTCTGGGGGTTCGACGAAAATAACGTAGTATAAACCGCTTGTCCGATCTAGGGCAGGCAGCGATCGCCTTAAAATATCCAATTTGCATCCAAGATCCTGGCCCTTGAGCCGAAGATCAGCAACTGCTCGATGCCCGGATAACGGGCAAAGATCCCCTTTGCGATCGGCACGGATGCGCTCGCATAGAGCAGATGATACCCCTTTTGTTCTCGCCTAAGCTTGAGGAGCTTCTAAGACCAGTTCGTAGCAGAACTCAAACCTTTGGATCACCGCGTCGCGGATGAAGACGCTGGCTGTTCAAGGATCTTTCGCTTTCCGACCAGGCGATACCAGGCAGTATACTGCGCACCCGTGGCCAGCCAATCAATCAAGCCAAACCGCATGAACGCCTTAAGCCGACGCCAGCATGCGATCGCGCATACCTCGGTCATCAGCGCGGTCATCAATCTTCTGCTTTCTGCCTTCAAGATCCTCATCGGGCTTATCGGTCATTCCCAGGCCCTGGTTGCTGATGGCATCCATTCGCTCTCTGATCTACTCTCGGACGCCCTGGTCTATATCGCCGGCCATCATGCCGCCCAGCAGCCCGATCAGGCCCATCCATACGGTCATGCCCGCTATGAGACCGTGGCCACCTTGTTTTTGGGGTTCCTGCTGCTGGCCGTGGCCCTGGGGATCGGCTGGGATGCGGTCTGGCGGTTGTTTGAGCCTTCGGCCCTCTGGCAGCCTGGTCCACTGGCGCTGGCGGCAGCGGTCATATCGATCGGGGTCAAGGAGTGGCTCTACTGGTGGACCCTGGGGTATGCCAAGCGGGTGGGGTCAGACCTCTTGCGCGCCAATGCCTGGCACCATCGCTCGGATGCCATCTCCTCGATCGTGGTCCTGATCGGGATCGGGGGCAGCATGGCGGGCCTGCCCTATCTCGATGCCATCGCTGCCTTCATCGTCGCCCTGATGATCGCCTATATCGCTTGGGAAATGGGTTGGGGGGCAGTCAAGGAGCTGGTCGATACTGGGGTGGAGTCCGATCATCTCGCTGAGATGCGCCGCACCATCTGCTCGGTCGGCGGGGTACGCGATATCCACATGCTGCGCACGCGGCGGCTCGGCGGCCAGGTGCTCGCCGATGTCCATGTCCTGGTCGATCCCGAGATCAGCGTCTCGGAGGGACATTTGATCAGCGTCCTAGTCGAACAGCGTCTCAAACGGGAGTTGGAGGTCAGCGATATCACGGTGCACATTGATCCCGAGGACGATCAAGATCGACCCTCTGGCTCCCTACCGCCGCTGCGCGCCGATGTCTTGGCGCGCCTGGATGAGCTCTGGTCAGGGATTCCGCAGGCCAAAGAACGCGAGCGCCTATTACTGCATTATCTCAACGGGCGCATCCAGGTCGAGGTCTTTTTTCCATTCGCCACCTGCCGGCAGACTGGCTTTGATCCGGAATGGTTGCGCGCTCGCCTAGCCGAGGCACTGCATGCCGATCCGGTGTTCAGCGGTCTGCGGGTCTATTTCGGCTAGAATATGCACCTGATTGGTGCAAGAGCGAGCGATATTCTCCAATATGGTGCGGTCGCGGGTATCAACCCGGTTGAGCAGGGGCGCCCTCTCCCTAGCCAGTCGGGATGTCATCCGGGTCAACAACAACTACAGAAATTGAGTGTTGGCAGGGGCGATTACCTCCAGATGAAGGATTGACCCGCGCACGAGGTCCATTCATGGCGAATTGGTCCAATCCTTGCCTATGTCACGCGAGCCACTGCGCCGGGCGAGATGCAGTGACGGTTCCACCCAGGTGTCGCGGGTCGGCGGGAAGCGGGCCGGCGCGCCAAGCGCATTTACATCCTTATCACGGAGGCAGATTCGATGACCGATGTCATAAAGATGATCAAAGAAAACGAGGTGAAGTTCGTCGATTTCCGCTTCACCGATACCCGGGGCAAGGAGCAGCACGTCTCGGTGCCCGCCAGCACCATCACTGAGGACATCTTCCGTGACGGTAAGATGTTCGATGGCTCGTCGATCGCCGGCTGGAAGGGCATCGAATCCTCCGACATGGTGCTCATGCCTGAGGCCGAAACGGCGGTCATGGACCCCTTCGCTGACGAGCCAACCCTGATCCTGCGCTGCGATGTGCTCGAGCCCGATACCATGCAGGGCTATGAGCGCGACCCCCGCTCGGTCGCCAAGCGCGCCGAGGCCTATCTCAAATCCACCGGTATTGCAGACGCCGCATTCTTCGGCCCCGAGCCCGAGTTCTTCATCTTCGATGATGTGCGCTGGGGCGCCGATATGAGCGGATCGTTCTATAAGGTCGATTCAGAAGAGGCCCAATGGAACTCCGAAAAGGTCTTCCCTGACGGCAATATGGGCCATCGCCCGAGCGTCAAGGGTGGGTATTTCCCGGTCCCGCCGGTCGATTCGCTCAATGACATCCGCGCTGCCATGTGCTTGAGCTTGGAGGAGATGGGCGTACCGGTCGAGGTCCATCATCACGAGGTGGCGACCGCCGGTCAATGCGAGATCGGTACCAAGTTTGCTACGCTGGTCAAGCGTGCTGACTGGACCCAGATCCTCAAGTATGTGGTACAAAACGTCGCCCACGCCTATGGCAAGACGGCGACCTTTATGCCCAAGCCCCTGGTCGGCGACAACGGCAATGGCATGCACGTCCATCAGTCGTTGTCCAAGGACGGGCAAAACCTGTTTGCCGGCGACAAGTATGGCGGTCTATCCGAGCTGGCGCTCTATTACATCGGTGGGATTATCAAACATGCCCGCGCCCTTAATGCCATCACCAATGCCTCGACCAATTCTTACAAGCGCCTGGTGCCGGGCTTCGAGGCGCCGGTGATGCTCGCCTATTCGGCGCGCAACCGTTCGGCCTCGATCCGCATCCCGCATGTCTCGAGCCCCAAGGCACGGCGTATCGAGGTGCGTTTCCCCGATTCGACTGGCAATCCCTATCTCGCCTTTACCGCCATGATGATGGCCGGTCTGGATGGCATCCAGAACAAGATCCATCCGGGTGATCCCATGGATAAGGATCTTTATGACCTGCCGCCTGAAGAGGCCAAGTCGATCCCCACGGTTTGTCATTCGCTCGACATGGCGCTTGAGTATCTCGACAAGGACCGCGATTTTCTCAAGGCCGGCGGCGTCTTCACCGATGACCTGATCGATGCCTATATCGAGCTCAAGATGAAGGAGGTCACGCGCCTGCGCATGACCACCCATCCAGTTGAGTTCGATATGTACTACAGTCTCTAAGGCACAGGGCGCATAGCCCCCCTCGCGGAGGGGCAGAGGATCTGGGCCTCTCCGAGGCCCAAGGTTCTCCAGGCATGCTGCGCTCGCTGGGGAACAGGGCAAAGGGCCGATCTCCAATCCCTTGGCCGAGCCGAATCTCACTGTCAGCGAGAGGTAAAACAAGCACCCTGTTGCCTGGTTCAACCCGAGACTGCCTAGCGGATGTGATCATGACCAGATGCCTGTTTCTCTTGTCGCTGTTCATTCCCCTCTCCGTCCAGGCCGAGATCTATCGCTGGGTCGATGCCGAGGGACGAGTGCACTTCTCCGACCAGCGTATCCCCAGCGCCGAAAGGCTCGATATCCAGAGCGGCAGGCAGATCCAGCCGCCGCCAGCGCCGGGCCCCAACTCGCCGGATGAACACTATCCGGGTCCCTATAGTCAGGTCGCGCTCTTGACGCCGACCAGCGATCAGACCCTAAGCGATCCCGCTCAGGGGGTAGCGGTAAGCCTGTATCTGGAACCTGCGCTCGTCGAGGGACATCAACTGCGCCTCATGATCGATAACAGGGTCATGGTGCTCGATCGCAATCAGACCCAATTGCGCTTGAAAGGACTTGAGGCGGGTCGCCATCGGCTCCAGATTCAGGTTTGGGGTCCAGACGACCGGATCGTCGCCCAATCCGCCTCCCGCATCTTTGAGCTGAAACTGCCCAGCGCGCCTGGCGAGTTGCCTTGATCTAGCATTCTTCTTGCTGTTCACCCCGCAAGGTCCTAGGGTGTATTCTCAATCAAGTCAATCAGGCGATGGTGCAAGCCAGATAAACGAACGACAGGGAAGGCGAGGCGAGCTTGTCGTAGCGCGTGGCGATGCGTCTGAATTGCTGGATGCGACAGAAGAAGCGCTTGATCAGATTGCGGTTTTTGTAGAGATGCCGGTTGAACGAGCGCGGATTGAGTCGGTTGGAGCGTGGGGGATGACCGCCTGGCTGCCCTGTGCGGTCACCGTTTCGACAAGGGCATCCGAGTCGTAACCCTTGTCGGCAATGACGCACTCGGTCGGTTGGTCCTGGATCAACGCCGCGGCCTGCTCGATGTCGGCGACCTGCCCTGCCGAGAGAATGACGCGCAGCGGATTGCCCAAGGCATCCACCGCAACGTGCAGTTTGGTCGTCAACCCGCCCCGCAAGCGACCGATTTCCTGTTGGCCCGCTTTTTTGGGGCGCCAGCAGAATGTGAGTGGGCGCGCACGATGGTCGAGTCGATGAACAGATGCTCCATGTCGGCATCGCCTTGCAGTGCGGCGGCCACGCGCTCCCAAACACCTTTCTCGCGCCAGCGCGAGAAACGCACATATGTCCGGTGCCAGTGGCCCAGCTCGGCTGGCAAATCGCGCCACAGACAGCCGGTGCGCATGATCCAGAGCACGGCTTCGACAACGCGCCGGTTGTCCCTCGCTGTGCAACCCGGATCGCTCTTCTTCCCCGGTAACAGCTGCTCAATGCGTGCCCACCGCTCATCTCATAACATCTTCCGCTCCATCCTGACTCCTGCGCAAAAGTCAGGATATGACCAGACTTCACCCACTGTGAACAGCCCCTCGCCATGTCAGTGACTGTGAACGATTTATGCAACCTCGCTTGCATATGACATAGCACTATGCGCACGATTGAGAAGAGGACCTAGAGACCGTGCCATTCCAAAGGCACATACCCCGAGGTGCAGTCTGGCGGGCACAGGAGGGAAGAACCTCGCATCATGGCCATTGCGACATCCCCAGGCATTGAGCGCCGTATCCTGGACCATCTCAACACCGCGGTCTTGCTCTTCGATGCCAGATTGCATCTCGTCTATCTCAACCCGGCGGCCGAGGTTTTATTCGAGCTCAGCGCCCGTCATCTGCTCGGTCAACAGGCGGAGCGACTCCTGCCCTGCACGGACCCTAGGGTCAAAGAGCGTCTGCGGGTGGCGCTGAGCTCAGGCCATCCATTCACCGAGCGCGAGCTCCCGATCCTGATCGGCGAGGGGCGCCCCAAGACGGTGAATTGCACAGTCCTGCCTTTGCACCATTTTGATGCAGACGCCGAGGTCTTGGTCGAGCTCACCCAGGTCGATCGGCAATTACGGATTAGCCGCGAGGAACAGATCCTCGCCCAGCATCAGGCAATCCAGGCCCTGCTGCGGGGCTTGGCCCATGAGGTCAAAAACCCGCTCGGCGGGCTGCGCGGGGCGGCTCAGCTCTTAGAACGGGAATTGAATGATACGGCGCTGCGCGAATATACCCGGATCATCATCGATGAGGCCGATCGTCTCCAGGCCCTGGTCGATCGCCTGATCGGACCTTATCGCCGCTTGAGACGCGCGCCGGTGAATATCCATCATGTCCTTGAGCACGTCTGCGGTCTGATCCAAGCCGAATCGCCGGGTGGTCCCCAGATCCAGCGCGACTATGACCCTAGTATCCCAGATTTCTTGGCCGACCAGGACCGGCTGATCCAGGCCATACTCAACCTCGCCCGCAATGCAGCTATTGCCGCTGGGCCTGGGGGGCTGCTGCAGTTGAAGACTCGGGTTAGGCATCAATTCACGATCGGTGGGCGGCGACACCGGTTGATCCTCGAGGTCCAGGTGCGTGATAACGGGCCAGGTATCCCCGAGGAGATCCGCGATCGGATCTTTTATCCCATGGTCTCGGGGCGGCCGGACGGCACGGGTCTCGGATTATCGATCGCCCAGGAAATGATCAACCAACACGGTGGATTGATCGAGTATGAGAGCCGTCCAGGCGATACGGTCTTCTATGTCTATCTACCGCTGGAGCCAAATCCATGACACGCGCGCCCTGCGTCTGGGTCATCGATGACGACCGCTCGATCCGCTGGGTCTTGGAGCGGGCGCTGCGCAAGGCCGGTATGGAGGTAACCTGTTTCGTTGACGGGGTCGGTGTGATGGGCGCCTTGGAGCGCAACCGTCCCGATGTCATCCTCACCGATATCCGCATGCCAGGGATCGACGGTCTAGAGCTATTGCGCCAGGTCACCAGTCGTCATCCCCATTTGCCGGTGATCATCATGACCGCCCATACGGATCTCGAGAGCGCGGTCTCGGCCTTTCAGGACGGTGCCTTTGAATATCTGCCCAAGCCGTTCGACATCGACGAGGCGATCAGCCAGATCAACCGCGCCTGCCGGCGTGGGCGAGCGGAGCAGCCTGAGGAAACGATCAGCGCGACCGCACCCGAGTTGGTCGGTGAGGCGCCGGCTATGCAGGAGGTTTTTCGCGCCATCGGGCGTCTGGCACGGTCCCATGTGACGGTGCTCATCAACGGTGAGTCCGGCACCGGCAAAGAACTGGTTGCTCGTGCCCTGCATCGTCACAGCCCCAGACGCGATCACCCTTTCATCGCCCTCAACATGGCGGCGATCCCGCGCGACCTCTTGGAATCAGAGCTCTTCGGGCATGAGCGCGGCGCCTTTACCGGTGCCCAGTCCAAGCGCGAGGGGCGGTTTGAGCAGGCCGACGGCGGCACCCTGTTTCTCGACGAGATCGGCGACATGCCGCCCGAGCTCCAGACTCGGCTTTTGCGGGTGCTTGCGACCGGCGAGTTCTACCGGGTCGGCGGTCTGGCGCCGGTACGGGTGGATGTCCGGATCATCGCCGCAACCCATCAAGACCTCGAACAGCTCGTCCGCCAGGGCCGGTTTCGTGAGGATCTCTTCCACCGGCTCAATGTGATCCGCATCCGCCTGCCGCCCCTGCGCGAGCGGCGCGAGGACATCCCCTTGTTGATGCGCCATTTCTTGGCCCAGGCCGCGCGCGAACTGGATTGTGAGCCTAAGACCCTCAGCCCAGAGGCCATCAAGCATCTCAAACACTTCGACTGGCCAGGCAATGTCCGGCAATTGGAAAATACCGCCCGTTGGCTAACGGTCATGGCTGCGGGCAAGTATATCCACGCCGATGACCTGCCGCCCGAAATCCAGGGCACGTCGGTTGAACCGACAGCCGATGCCACCGCTTGGGAACAGGCACTGCGGCGGTGGGCACAGCAGCGGCTACTGGAGGGCGGCGCAGCCCTGCTCGATGACGCCTTGCCGCTGTTTGAGCGCACCCTGATCCAGGTAGCCCTAGAGCAGACCGGTGGGCGAAGGCAGGAGGCCGCGCGTCTGCTGGGTTGGGGGCGCAATACCCTGACCCGCAAGCTCAAGGAATTGCACCTGGACGATTCGGCATCAGCAGATGATGCCTAACTCTTATTGATAAGAAACACATGCTTTTGAAATTGAGTGAGCTGTCCTGATGTCGTGGGCATGGAAAGACGAGACATGAGATTGCTGTCGTTTGCGGCGCGCGAAGAGCGGCGGCGTGGCTGGAGGTATGAAGCGATAGGCGCGCAGAGGGGATTGTTGGGCGCAGGGGTGTTCGAC
It encodes the following:
- the glnL gene encoding nitrogen regulation protein NR(II); translated protein: MAIATSPGIERRILDHLNTAVLLFDARLHLVYLNPAAEVLFELSARHLLGQQAERLLPCTDPRVKERLRVALSSGHPFTERELPILIGEGRPKTVNCTVLPLHHFDADAEVLVELTQVDRQLRISREEQILAQHQAIQALLRGLAHEVKNPLGGLRGAAQLLERELNDTALREYTRIIIDEADRLQALVDRLIGPYRRLRRAPVNIHHVLEHVCGLIQAESPGGPQIQRDYDPSIPDFLADQDRLIQAILNLARNAAIAAGPGGLLQLKTRVRHQFTIGGRRHRLILEVQVRDNGPGIPEEIRDRIFYPMVSGRPDGTGLGLSIAQEMINQHGGLIEYESRPGDTVFYVYLPLEPNP
- the ntrC gene encoding nitrogen regulation protein NR(I), which gives rise to MTRAPCVWVIDDDRSIRWVLERALRKAGMEVTCFVDGVGVMGALERNRPDVILTDIRMPGIDGLELLRQVTSRHPHLPVIIMTAHTDLESAVSAFQDGAFEYLPKPFDIDEAISQINRACRRGRAEQPEETISATAPELVGEAPAMQEVFRAIGRLARSHVTVLINGESGTGKELVARALHRHSPRRDHPFIALNMAAIPRDLLESELFGHERGAFTGAQSKREGRFEQADGGTLFLDEIGDMPPELQTRLLRVLATGEFYRVGGLAPVRVDVRIIAATHQDLEQLVRQGRFREDLFHRLNVIRIRLPPLRERREDIPLLMRHFLAQAARELDCEPKTLSPEAIKHLKHFDWPGNVRQLENTARWLTVMAAGKYIHADDLPPEIQGTSVEPTADATAWEQALRRWAQQRLLEGGAALLDDALPLFERTLIQVALEQTGGRRQEAARLLGWGRNTLTRKLKELHLDDSASADDA
- the glnA gene encoding glutamate--ammonia ligase, which codes for MTDVIKMIKENEVKFVDFRFTDTRGKEQHVSVPASTITEDIFRDGKMFDGSSIAGWKGIESSDMVLMPEAETAVMDPFADEPTLILRCDVLEPDTMQGYERDPRSVAKRAEAYLKSTGIADAAFFGPEPEFFIFDDVRWGADMSGSFYKVDSEEAQWNSEKVFPDGNMGHRPSVKGGYFPVPPVDSLNDIRAAMCLSLEEMGVPVEVHHHEVATAGQCEIGTKFATLVKRADWTQILKYVVQNVAHAYGKTATFMPKPLVGDNGNGMHVHQSLSKDGQNLFAGDKYGGLSELALYYIGGIIKHARALNAITNASTNSYKRLVPGFEAPVMLAYSARNRSASIRIPHVSSPKARRIEVRFPDSTGNPYLAFTAMMMAGLDGIQNKIHPGDPMDKDLYDLPPEEAKSIPTVCHSLDMALEYLDKDRDFLKAGGVFTDDLIDAYIELKMKEVTRLRMTTHPVEFDMYYSL
- a CDS encoding cation diffusion facilitator family transporter translates to MASQSIKPNRMNALSRRQHAIAHTSVISAVINLLLSAFKILIGLIGHSQALVADGIHSLSDLLSDALVYIAGHHAAQQPDQAHPYGHARYETVATLFLGFLLLAVALGIGWDAVWRLFEPSALWQPGPLALAAAVISIGVKEWLYWWTLGYAKRVGSDLLRANAWHHRSDAISSIVVLIGIGGSMAGLPYLDAIAAFIVALMIAYIAWEMGWGAVKELVDTGVESDHLAEMRRTICSVGGVRDIHMLRTRRLGGQVLADVHVLVDPEISVSEGHLISVLVEQRLKRELEVSDITVHIDPEDDQDRPSGSLPPLRADVLARLDELWSGIPQAKERERLLLHYLNGRIQVEVFFPFATCRQTGFDPEWLRARLAEALHADPVFSGLRVYFG
- a CDS encoding DUF4124 domain-containing protein codes for the protein MTRCLFLLSLFIPLSVQAEIYRWVDAEGRVHFSDQRIPSAERLDIQSGRQIQPPPAPGPNSPDEHYPGPYSQVALLTPTSDQTLSDPAQGVAVSLYLEPALVEGHQLRLMIDNRVMVLDRNQTQLRLKGLEAGRHRLQIQVWGPDDRIVAQSASRIFELKLPSAPGELP
- the glyQ gene encoding glycine--tRNA ligase subunit alpha gives rise to the protein MSRQPEDLSTFQGLIFALERYWADQGCVIVQPLDMEVGAGTFHPATFLRAIGPEPWYCAYVQPSRRPTDGRYGENPNRLQHYYQYQVVLKPSPADIQERYLGSLKALGIDPLVHDIRFVEDNWESPTLGAWGLGWEVWLNGMEVTQFTYFQQVGGLDCRPVTGEITYGLERIAIYLQGVESVFDLVWSRSPFGTVTYGDVYHQNEVEQSAYNFEFADVESLFAAFATYERLCNELIARELPLPAYEQVLKASHTFNLLDARGALSVTERQRFILGVRALARAVAQCYYAKREALGFPMLRAQGGSHGNG